A section of the Kribbella sp. HUAS MG21 genome encodes:
- a CDS encoding MarR family transcriptional regulator → MATDASDAVDNLEKELVTLARRLRGLQRTLSDEAHPDLEPAQYALLNHVEELAPVRMADLVAALEVDKGPVSRACARLEEEGLLKRAADKSDARATLLTLTAAGKRKLTAARKKRHKVIEDLLKDWSPTQVKTFATQVSKFNKLAN, encoded by the coding sequence GTGGCAACAGACGCAAGTGACGCGGTGGACAACCTGGAGAAGGAGCTCGTCACGCTGGCGCGGCGGCTGCGCGGTCTGCAGCGGACGCTGTCCGACGAGGCGCACCCGGACCTGGAGCCGGCGCAGTACGCGTTGCTGAACCACGTGGAGGAGCTGGCACCGGTGCGGATGGCCGACCTGGTGGCAGCGCTCGAGGTGGACAAGGGTCCGGTCAGCCGGGCCTGCGCGCGACTCGAGGAGGAGGGCCTGCTGAAGCGGGCGGCCGACAAGTCGGACGCGCGGGCGACGCTGCTGACGCTGACCGCGGCCGGCAAGCGCAAGCTGACGGCGGCCCGGAAGAAGCGGCACAAGGTGATCGAGGACCTGCTCAAGGACTGGTCGCCGACGCAGGTGAAGACCTTCGCCACCCAGGTGTCGAAGTTCAACAAGCTGGCCAACTGA
- the dcd gene encoding dCTP deaminase — MLLSDRDILAELDAKRVQLDPFDAAMVQPSSVDVRLDRFFRVFENHKYPHIDPSEEQPDLTRQVEPEGEEPFILHPGEFVLGSTYELVTLPDDVAARLEGKSSLGRLGLLTHSTAGFIDPGFSGHVTLELSNVATLPIKLWPGMKIGQLCFFRLSSPAEHPYGSEKYGSRYQGQRGPTPSRSYRNFHRTDI; from the coding sequence GTGCTGCTCTCCGACCGTGACATCCTGGCCGAGCTCGACGCGAAGCGGGTCCAGCTGGATCCGTTCGATGCTGCGATGGTGCAGCCGTCGAGTGTCGACGTACGGCTGGACCGGTTCTTCCGGGTCTTCGAGAACCACAAGTACCCGCACATCGACCCGTCCGAGGAACAGCCCGACCTGACCCGTCAGGTGGAGCCCGAGGGCGAGGAGCCGTTCATCCTGCATCCCGGTGAGTTCGTCCTGGGATCGACGTACGAGCTGGTCACGCTGCCCGACGACGTGGCCGCCCGGCTCGAGGGCAAGTCCTCGCTGGGCCGCCTCGGCCTGCTCACGCACTCGACCGCCGGCTTCATCGACCCCGGCTTCTCCGGGCACGTCACCCTCGAGCTCTCGAACGTCGCCACGCTGCCGATCAAGCTCTGGCCGGGGATGAAGATCGGCCAGCTCTGCTTCTTCCGGCTGTCATCCCCCGCCGAGCATCCGTACGGCTCGGAGAAGTACGGCTCCCGCTACCAGGGCCAGCGCGGCCCGACCCCGTCCCGCTCCTACCGCAACTTCCACCGCACCGACATCTGA